The following proteins come from a genomic window of Pseudochaenichthys georgianus chromosome 17, fPseGeo1.2, whole genome shotgun sequence:
- the yes1 gene encoding tyrosine-protein kinase yes, which yields MMGCVRSKEDKGPALKYRTDNSNNTPTNAHLGHYGPDPTLMGHSPAMKTHNNSYNSHAASLTPFGGASSIMTPFGGASTSFTSVAVSSPFPGIIPGGVTFFVSLYDYEARTTDDLSFKKGDRFQIINNTEGDWWEARSINTGQKGYIPSNYVAPADSIQAEEWYFGKMGRKDAERLLLHPGNQRGTFLARESETTKGAYSLSLRDWDEVKGDNVKHYKIRKLDNGGYYITTRAQFENLQKLVKHYTEHSDGLCYRLTTVCPTVKPQTQGLAKDAWEIPRESLRLELKLGQGCFGEVWMGTWNGTTKVAIKTLKPGTMSPEAFLQEAQIMKKLRHDKLVPLYAVVSEEPIYIVTEFMAKGSLLDFMKEGDGRYLKLPQLVDMAAQIADGMAFIERMNYIHRDLRAANILVADNLVCKIADFGLARLIEDNEYTARQGAKFPIKWTAPEAALYGRFTIKSDGWSFGILLTELVTKGRVPYPGMVNREVLEQVERGYRMPCPQGCPESLHEMMRHCWKKEPDERPTFEYIQSFLEDYFTATEPLYQPGDNL from the exons ATGATGGGTTGCGTCAGGAGTAAAGAGGACAAGGGCCCGGCGCTGAAGTACCGAACCGACAACTCTAACAACACGCCCACCAACGCCCACCTGGGCCACTACGGGCCGGACCCCACCCTGATGGGTCACTCCCCCGCCATGAAGACACACAACAACAGCTACAACAGTCACGCCGCCTCCCTCACGCCCTTCGGGGGGGCGTCGTCTATCATGACTCCCTTCGGGGGGGCGTCCACCTCCTTCACCTCTGTGGCCGTGAGCAGCCCCTTCCCAGGAATCATCCCAG GCGGTGTTACATTTTTTGTATCGCTGTACGACTACGAAGCGAGGACGACGGATGATCTGTCGTTTAAGAAAGGGGATCGCTTCCAGATTATCAACAACAC GGAAGGCGACTGGTGGGAGGCTCGCTCCATCAACACGGGGCAGAAAGGTTACATCCCGAGTAACTACGTGGCTCCAGCCGACTCCATACAGGCTGAAGA ATGGTACTTTGGTAAAATGGGCCGCAAAGACGCCGAGCGCCTCTTATTGCATCCAGGGAACCAGCGGGGAACTTTCTTGGCACGAGAGAGTGAGACGACCAAAG GTGCCTACTCTCTGTCTCTCCGGGACTGGGACGAGGTGAAGGGCGACAACGTCAAACACTACAAGATCCGAAAGCTGGACAACGGAGGTTATTACATCACCACTCGGGCCCAGTTTGAGAATCTGCAGAAGCTGGTGAAACACTACACGG AACATTCGGACGGTCTATGCTACAGGCTGACGACCGTGTGCCCCACGGTGAAGCCTCAGACTCAGGGACTAGCTAAGGATGCTTGGGAAATCCCGCGAGAGTCTCTCCGACTGGAGCTCAAACTCGGCCAGGGCTGCTTTGGAGAAGTCTGGATGG gCACATGGAACGGCACTACTAAGGTTGCCATCAAGACCCTGAAGCCCGGCACCATGTCCCCAGAGGCCTTCCTGCAGGAGGCTCAGATCATGAAGAAACTCCGGCACGATAAACTGGTTCCTCTCTACGCCGTGGTGTCCGAGGAGCCCATCTACATAGTCACTGAATTCATGGCCAAAG GTAGTTTACTGGACTTCATGAAGGAGGGAGACGGTCGATATCTGAAGCTGCCGCAGCTGGTGGACATGGCTGCACAG ATCGCAGACGGCATGGCCTTCATCGAGAGGATGAACTACATCCACAGAGACCTGAGAGCCGCCAACATCCTGGTGGCTGATAACTTGGTGTGTAAGATCGCCGACTTCGGCCTGGCTCGGCTCATCGAGGACAACGAGTACACCGCCAGACAAG GTGCTAAGTTTCCCATCAAGTGGACGGCCCCTGAAGCCGCTCTGTACGGACGCTTCACCATCAAATCTGACGGCTGGTCGTTTGGTATACTACTGACTGAGCTGGTGACCAAGGGCAGAGTGCCGTACCCAG GTATGGTGAATCGAGAGGTTCTTGAGCAGGTGGAGCGAGGGTACCGCATGCCCTGCCCCCAGGGCTGCCCCGAGTCCCTCCACGAGATGATGAGGCACTGCTGGAAGAAGGAGCCGGATGAGAGACCAACCTTCGAATACATCCAGTCCTTTTTGGAAGACTACTTCACAGCCACAGAGCCACTGTACCAGCCCGGGGACAACCTTTAG
- the clul1 gene encoding clusterin-like protein 1, whose translation MKLLLGLFVLGATLGVLYSAPEDEPTTTISKDTLKQLSLDGEKLVDEEVRRALYGVKQMREVMWRNEQKHEHLMKSLRHSSEKKKEADQLTKEVKQKLQEAEQQCKESLQSEWEQCSPCLEDACKTFFTSTCRRGYGFFHAKVENFFRRVSGHFGPKEARLDAGDILVNQDLEDSNMEADRIEESFSSLRSRVGGLVNRSVELVSTMSGRLDQVLQKAFLNYTDSLMEEDTADPYDPARDSSFLQGVGLEDVLESFFDFGKSVVEEFGAVVTQRFEDIQKAVEEQKKKGREMFPRFLQNRKLCRDLRKQTSECWQLQSQCEACQGALLTECPSVRDLHVELDEASQMLDVSTEQYDEILSIVHHHTDETVNWLSNMAADYSWVAQSVNSNTPEHIFSVNVVAPNTQDEQNESETETKVEVNILNSPPLIFSVPGELKLRDPTFIQYVTQEALSKYKEMVRYGEDE comes from the exons ATGAAGCTGCTGCTTGGTTTGTTTGTTCTGGGGGCGACTCTGGGGGTCCTTTATTCTGCCCCAGAGGACGAACCCACCACCACCATCTCAAAGGACACCTTAAAAC AGTTGTCCCTGGATGGGGAGAAACTTGTGGATGAGGAGGTGAGGCGGGCTTTGTACGGGGTGAAGCAGATGAGGGAGGTGATGTGGAGGAACGAGCAGAAACACGAACACCTCATGAAGTCTCTCCGACACAGCAGTGAAAAGAAGAAG GAGGCAGACCAGCTGACCAAGGAGGTGAAGCAGAAGCTGCAGGAGGCCGAGCAGCAGTGCAAAGAGTCCCTGCAGTCTGAGTGGGAGCAGTGCAGTCCCTGTCTGGAGGACGCGTGCAAAACATTCTTCACCTCCACCTGCCGCAGGGGATATGGCTTCTTCCATGCCAAG GTGGAGAACTTCTTCCGCAGAGTGTCTGGGCACTTCGGCCCCAAAGAGGCCCGTCTGGATGCAGGGGACATCCTGGTGAACCAGGACCTTGAGGACAGCAACATGGAGGCGGACCGCATCGAGGAGTCCTTCAGCAGCCTGAGAAGCAGGGTCGGGGGGCTGGTGAACCGCAGCGTGGAGCTGGTCTCCACAATGAGCGGCCGGCTGGaccaggtcctgcagaaagcctTCCTGAACTACACCGACtccctgatggaggaggacaccGCGGACCCCTACGACCCGGCCCGGGACTCCAGCTTCCTGCAGGGGGTGGGACTGGAGGACGTTCTGGAGTCCTTCTTCGACTTCGGCAAGAGTGTGGTGGAGGAGTTTGGAGCAGTGGTGACCCAGAGGTTTGAGGACATCCAAAAGGCGGTGGAGGAGCAGAAGAAGAAAG GGAGGGAGATGTTCCCTCGTTTCCTGCAGAACAGGAAGTTGTGCCGGGACCTTCGCAAACAGACCTCCGAGTGCTGGCAGCTGCAGAGCCAGTGTGAGGCCTGTCAGGGAGCGCTGCTCACAG AGTGCCCCAGCGTCCGGGACCTGCATGTGGAGCTGGATGAGGCCTCCCAGATGTTGGATGTTTCCACAGAGCAGTACGATGAGATCCTGTCCATCGTCCATCACCACACTGATGAGACCGTCAACTGGCTGAGCAACATGGCGGCTGACTACAGCTGGGTGGCTCAGTCTGTGAACAGCAACACTCCTGAACACATCTTCAGTGTCAACGTG GTGGCACCAAACACCCAGGATGAACAGAATGAGTCTGAGACGGAGACCAAGGTGGAGGTGAACATCCTGAACTCTCCCCCACTCATCTTCTCTGTCCCTGGGGAGCTGAAGCTGAGGGACCCCACCTTCATCCAGTATGTGACTCAGGAGGCTCTGAGCAAGTACAAGGAGATGGTCAG GTACGGTGAGGATGAGTAA